The Coffea arabica cultivar ET-39 chromosome 2c, Coffea Arabica ET-39 HiFi, whole genome shotgun sequence genome includes the window CAAACCGTTTAGTAACGATTTTTTCTTTGGTCATGCCGGTTGTTGGCTTGAAACCAAAGCTGGACATGTCTCTTGGTGGAAACAAACTAGCCAACTCAAAACTAGATGGTACAATTTCAGAAACTTCGCTGCAGCTTTTAGCCCATGCATTCATGAAAGTCACCAAGGACGTGCCGTCAGCTATTTTATGCGATAATTGCACTCCAATAGCTATGCCTCCACAATCAAAGAAATTGATTTGGATAGCTAGAAGGATAGTTTTAGCCTCAGTCAAGCCAGGGCCTTTACTATTAAGCTCAAGTGGCAGACACTGTTTCAGCTCCTCCATTACAGGTTTTTCTATGACCTGCAAGAGGTTAGAATGGACTTGAGCCTCAATACATAAAGCACCATCATCATTGCAATCAATTGAAAAATTCTTGCTGCAAATCCTTCCTGCTAAGGGATAAAATTGAGTCAAGATGTTGGATAAAGATTGCTTTAGCAATTGAGAAATTTGGTCACGGTCTTGGAAAGTTTCTAGTTGATTGGTTTGATAGAAGAAAATAAGAGGGATAAAAACAGGTGGTGCAATCTGGTCTAGGAAGGATAATTTGTGGTCTCTAAGGTGATGAGGTGTTGGAGATGAAGGTTTGATCATCGCCTTTGATAGTATCTCCAAATTGGCCACCATTTTTTCTGGTACTTTTTGAAGCTTCTTATGAGACAATCTTTGAAGACACAAGAAGTCAATGTGAAATGAATTTTGGCTTTACTTGTGTTGAGATTCATCTTGTGGCTTGCCCATATATAGGACAAAAGGTAGCAACCATCAGAGCCTAAAAGTCGGAAAGCTTACCAGCAGAAAAAGGTGCAAGCTAGGTGATTGTGAAGAAAAAGAATTACAATGAAGCATTATTTTGCAgaataaaacattcaaatctatgatttcaatatatatacacaacCGATCTGTTTGTTGAAGATTTAATGTCCCCCCCAATTGTCCTAATTCTCAAGGGACCAATAACAACCTAGCATTGTTGAAGAAATATGCTAGTTCAAGTTTGAACTGAAATGTCTATTTCTCTCCACCTACACCACATTAATAACTGAAGGCTAATTATTGCATAAAATTTCTTTACTTGAACGGCAAGAGTTCTATTCTACCATTGCTATGGTCGACCAAATCACTTCAGCCTTCTAAAATAATCTTGAATTTGACTGGCAAGATAaacttgaaacaaaaaaaaattgctaacATATCTGAATACAGCCATGTCTGTGTTTCTTTAAATAGTTTtcagtgaaatttaaaaaaaaaaaaagaggagtgaGTAAGATCATTGTAGTGAGATATCAGGTAACAGTCAGATTACTAACTGATTATGTTATTGCAGATTCAACTTATATGCACCACACTGCAAAAGTAAAATTTACACAACAAACTTTTCCAAATTTATATCAACAATTCTACTCactttatcttgattttaggGTATCCAGCAGAATTTTAGTCCTGCACCTTCCTTGACAGAACAAGGAAATGCGAAAGGTCTTTTTATGGTGTACATTAATAATACTTAACACTTCACCGCTAACCATTAATAATACTTTACCCAAATATAGCAATAATACAACAACAAAAGGTCTTCCTTCACAAGTTCCATGCATAATTATAACTACAATAATAAATTAGTTCAGCACCGCCCTGCATGGCAGGCAGCCTGgcacaaaatttcaaactccAGCAATCCACCATTGATTTTTGCAGCCAATGCAAATCGTATCCCATGTGGAAAATCAAATTGCCAGCCAAAATTCTTGGAGCTATACTACAATCACTTTTGGCAACTTTGTCAACATTGAAAAAATTCTGCTTctgctttcatatttttcataTAAGCAAGAATATGAAATCTTAATGTCATATATCAATGTCACTTGCATTTCCCTTTTAATGAAGAAATATAGAAGTCAACAGCTATGTTCTGTCAAACTAAGGATGAAGAATTTCTTGTACGCGTGGCTAGCCCAAAGTCTGTAAAGGGCTGTGAGTCATCACCAAAAACTTCGATCAAAAAGCTTTGACCAGCCTGCAATAAGATGCAGAGAGGAAATTTTGGCCAATACAAGTTCTTTCAAT containing:
- the LOC113729613 gene encoding stemmadenine O-acetyltransferase-like, with the translated sequence MVANLEILSKAMIKPSSPTPHHLRDHKLSFLDQIAPPVFIPLIFFYQTNQLETFQDRDQISQLLKQSLSNILTQFYPLAGRICSKNFSIDCNDDGALCIEAQVHSNLLQVIEKPVMEELKQCLPLELNSKGPGLTEAKTILLAIQINFFDCGGIAIGVQLSHKIADGTSLVTFMNAWAKSCSEVSEIVPSSFELASLFPPRDMSSFGFKPTTGMTKEKIVTKRFVFDKEKLAKLKQAAASSLVKDPTRVEAVSAFIWRHFIDASKAKAVAAVHAVNMRPRMNPALEDHAFGNIWTHTVAIPMLQGEKGYENLVGDLRKAIRNINSNYVKKLQNGDEYLKILKKSVEFASKGDVELCNFSSWCRFPMYEVDFGWGKPTWVSTTAFPFKNVVILMSTSCGEGIEAWLNMLEDDMPSFQSNHRHLSVAAKDFNA